The Branchiostoma lanceolatum isolate klBraLanc5 chromosome 19, klBraLanc5.hap2, whole genome shotgun sequence DNA segment aaggaaagtgatctcgaaccagtttagcttaaatgaactcaatgaacagatgagttAATCTTCCACCGTCTCGATGCGGTTGTTCtgcaaaggaaaggaaaggagagtgatctcgaaccaggtTAGcttaaatgaactcaatgagcagatgagctaatcttccactggtcgtgacagagaagacagacgctatgtacagtatttacaggttcattgtaccagggaagttcccctagctcttttcgacaagcacaatgaatagtggaccatagcttaacgtcccgtcctaaggactgcgatcttttccggtagcgtgcatgtcaggtgagcgacacagccgggatcgaacccggggcttctagttccagaggcaagatcgctaaccaatggactacgcacgctacctgcAGATAGAGACGGGTGAGGCTCTTCAGCGCCGGGATGTCCGTCAGGTTGCTGATTTGATTCCGTTGGAGGTCCAGGGTTGCTGCGTCCGCTGGCACGCCCTCGGGAATCGCAGTCAAATCCATCCAACGACATGTcaccttttgtttgtttattcgttcgcacaaatgaaataagaaatggaggtaaataaatatacaaaatataacaatggTGTATACAGGAGGAGGGAAGAAACCCGGGAGGCTTTTATAAGCCCTCCATCCAACGACATTTCaccttttgtttgttaattggttcgaaaaaaatattgatattagctactgctagagtgcatcacctcctgtgtcctgtgtattcttcagttgtttaataaaaacaaaaatgaaaataagaaacAGATGTAAAtaagtatacaaaatatatcaatagTGCAGGAAGAGGGAAGAAATCCGGGAGGCTTTTTTAAGCCCTCCTCCTATGAACTAACTagtaatgataatgaaatacaattaaaaTACACTTCAATATAATAAATAATGGAACAAaataatacataaatacatcaataagtatacaacaaatcaatgacatgtgaagaaataatacaaaataaaaatcaaactaACGACAAATTAAGATTCAGAAGTTGGAGGGCTCGGATGGCAAATGGTTTTTCAAATACTTGATGGCATGCACAAATGGTTATATAATGGAtgaagtatgtaattatgtatgtgttttaaaaagagagaagaagccaccAGAACTTAGATATACGGTAGTTCATTGATATAGTGTtaagtattgtattgtattagacgttaatatcataatcatttcATTATGTCAATCACCCATATAGGCCATGCATGGCATCCTGAGCATTTATCTCCCTGGtgaatgaacatgcaataaagattattataatGTTAAGTTCGAAAGTTAACAGGGAAGAAGACATTTCACCTTGAGCTTCTCTCCCGGCGACGTGACTTCGCACTTCTCCGGTAAGGCGTGTCCCTCCTGTGCGCGTGCGCGGACCAGCCACAGGCACAGGGTGAGGGCGAGTAACGGCAGGCGACTCTGCCTTCGCTTTCGTGACTTAAACATCCAGTTGGCCGCTGTCTTCATTTTACTAACAGTCTGAAATGTAAACTAATGTTCcgtgaatgatttcatcaggttagaaAATCACTGGATGGTGATTGGGTACCATTTCCAATCTAGGGTCCTCCCGgtctgtttgcgaaaacgaaaaataaataaTGATAGTAGTCCTTATTGTATATTCCTGCCGAAAAAGGCTAAATGCACatatgaccacacatggtctataagaagcataatgcaaaacatgactTGATCAAGTgccacattctaacattgaaaactaaaacaaaacacagacaaatgGTGGACTATtgttaaactaatgttgattacccagtagtttcttctctctttttgaaacatttggaaacatgactacatactctGTCCATTCtatattcgttcttacatgacatcaggtatatgaaagtgtcctgctttgacatttccTGTCTATTTAATCGTATTGTTTTAAACAGAGATTGGCGCTCATTttcatataaggaacaatcgagtaaaaagtaattaaagaaaatgcacatcaagaaaatacacaaaatatagTTGGGAGTATTGTGTCTTTGGTTGTCTATCACATCATATTTTCTTTCCCACCAGCTGTCCGACCGGGGCCTGTTTGGACTTTAGACCAAAGCACTACAAGGCATTAACAAGGTTATTCACAGCGGGTATCTGTATACAATCAACAgcagacgtttcggtgaccgtctgttaGCCTCTACCGGGCCTTCCTACgagggtatggatcgtagaattcaacACAAAAGGACGTTAAAGGGGATgtgctagcaacccctccctgttaaATATACCCAGTGCAATAGAACGGCAGGGAAACTTTAGTATATGCTCCTATAGGCAttatgatagtcatattcttttgtatccgttaattgtacttgttattttgttttgttgtgacctgtacttagccaagtgtggcagaaatgtgcaataaaggtctccattcattcattatatgatgaacaacaacatcaagtGATTTTAGCGACATAAAATCGTAGTTAGAGAGTTACAACTGACCTGCATGCTAGGGTGTCTGTAAAATCTTCAAGTGTGAAGAAACTCGGTTCGCTTCCTTCGCTATCGGCAGAAGACTGCTGGCAACGTTTTCCACAAATACTGTCAAGACGTGCAACAGTGCGGTGTACAGGATGGCAGTCTTGATGCTTCCCTGCTCACAATCGTGGTTAAATGAACCGCCTGTTGTGACAGAGTTGGCAGATACGCGGGCTTCAGTTTTAAATATTCACGGTGTTTTCCCTCAGACTGCTCTGTTCGCCGCATCCCAAGCATCCCAGACAAATAAGTCTCACCTAGATCTCTGCGTGGGCGATGATGATTTTAAAAGAGAAGATTAGAGTGCAAAAGTGTAATATTATATGCGGTGGGGCGGAGAAGACTGTATGTATTTTCAGTATTTGATGTAGGAATCGAAACTTTGTCTTGATGGCCAACAGTTCCCATACCTGCCGAACTTTTACAGAACTGGATAGAAAGAAATGTGAAAACTTTATTCACCAAAACGCCGATGAGCTAAGAGTGGATCGTGTACGTAATCAAACTACCCGGAGCTAATTTGAATGCGAAGACGGGTGAATATGAAATACTGTCTATCAGAGACGCGTATTTACTACATGAATGTATGTAATACCGCCAGCCTTCCATGCTCCCGTACAGAACTATGCAATACTTGCCGTTGGAGAAAAAGATCGAACCTTATGTTTCTGTACCTTATGATGTTTTGCGAGTTGGAAAGAAGGTCTACTGTGCAACAATTCAAGGGTTTGATAATCACGGAAAACATTACACAATTTAGAATACTGTAGATCTGGAAACTAGATAAGAGTCAGGTGCTTCAGACAaccatctttcatcagtgactaagaaGTGTGAAATGAAAGTAAAGATAGTGGCATggatgaaacgtctgactcttcaAACATTCAGACGTTATACGTGACCAGGTCTAATACCAGGCTCGCacttccaaaccggggcccggctgggctgattgtgggaacgaaaaataaaagtgcaTATCGAGATATTCACCAACTATAATAGCCTGTAATCCAAACcaagagagactcgggagctatgataggtttggattccaggctacaactATATACCCATgacctttctttttaaaatttcatgtgttctgttgtcttgtaCATCACAATTTTCGCTTTCGAAAACTGTCCGGAATGATAAAAGTTAAAGTTACAGACCTCCTATGCTACTTGGTGGAGCTTATGGCGGCGCACATCTCTGATTCGCAaaccttgggccacacaactttgtgtaaGTCTCTAcgagggggctagtccgctggtagtgatgtgtgtgttaacTACCATACTAATACTCAtacccaaatgctgagtgctaagctgagaaagcagtatgtacctttttaaaatgttttggtatgacccggccgggaatcgaactcacgacctaccgtgtgcaaggtaGAAGACGAAGGCTCTACCCATCAGGCCATTGCATCggaaaaatacatatatgtaaATCATACCATAGAACAGACAGTCTATCAGTAAGCTGTACACGTGTGCGAAGACATGTGAAGCAGTGCGTGGGAGAATATATCGGCACGACTCCTGCATCTATGCATGTAATACCGATATACATATACCGATACGAGGTTGGCATCGTATGGCGgaatcggtagagtgtttcgcccagaaccgagaggtcccgggttcgaaaccccgatatgccccgatattgtgcccttgggaaaggcactttacaggaCTTTCCTCgccccacccaggtgtgaatgggtacctgaattcggttggggaaggccgtattgaggtcacttgctggcgccgaatgacagccgcccagacccttgtgaaagttccacaaagtgcaagtgtggggcaaatatgtatctgttctgtattatatgattgcaaaccctgcagcaattcagcactggctgccatggTACGGGAtggggtaatttctgaccaataaaccattattatcataCAATTTGGCAAGAAAAGCAGACACTTTAACTCGTGATCAATGCCATGTTCACATTgtcaaaccggggcccggtcgggatgtttgcgggaacaagaaaaaaagcggatgtcaagaaatatactCATGACTGTCtttgtacgttttgtgtgttttgattccttttatatcataatgtttttcattgtttttgaaAACTGCCCTACCGGGGACCAGTTTGGAAATGTGGCCAAATCACAACATCTCTCATGATGAAACCGTGCTGCGAATGTCATACAACATGCACAAACCATGGTCTCAGTCTGAATATTTAGCATGTTATGAGTTCAAATCATATCCAGCCCACATACAAACCACACCGCCCCCCCCACCCTGAAATCCCATCGTATCGCAATCATCGCAATCGCGTATCGTAATCATCCCATCGTATCGCAATCAGAAATCTCACAATCTGTCTGCTCGCGCAAAaagtgttttcttgtcttcattTCAGTTACCTTGGTTACACGATGCCTCGTtacctccataaaaaatggaggtattgttttgggtgtctGCTAGGTGTATGCCTGCATgtgtttacgtgtgtgtgtgtggtgtgtgtgtgtgagtgtatgtatatgtatgtgtgtgtatgtgtctgtgtgtgtgtgtgcacgtatctgtatctatatagccggtataaccgccattcggcgtaacacaccagcttcgtaacacaccagctaaagGTATGCCGTGTgtttgcgtatgtgtgtgtgtgtgtgtttgagtacgtatgtatgtgtgtgtgtgtgtgtgtgtgtgtgagtgtatgtatgtgtatgtgtgtgtgtgtgtgtgtgtgtgtgtgcgtgtgtgtgtgtgtatgtgtgtttgagtatgcatgtatgtgtgtgtgtgtgtgtctgtgcgtgtgtgtctctgtgtgtgtgcgtgttttcaGACATTTATGGTCAGCattactcaagaacctctgaatgaattgtgatgatatgTGGTATGTAAGTTGGTCTttggaagacaaaggtcaaggctGATTATTGACCTCCTGGCGGCTGACCTTGGTATTTGTGAATCAgtacggtcccccgaaagtgcgaaatggaacgaaatggaacgaaatggaacgaaatggaacgaaatggaacgaaatggaacgaaatggaacgaaatggaacgaaatggaatgaactaaaacaacatatgtaacattatgatgtgaaataccactagatagcgaaatataaggagtagaccggaacaggaagtattttaaatacagaagtgagtggtaaatacataatattacgtgttttatttcttgaatctatgtgataatattaaatacaacatttttgtcgcgtttgtgtgactagattcttccttgaaaatggaagcgccgctcttccttgtgtaccaacgatctgcaaatgaactgctgcaaatagcggggaaaacaagcaaacggaactgagtatcgaagttaggaccagattatacagaagttggtggtaatattgcatctccaagaggtcatgaggcaagcgttatcttattatgtatacagctagcgtgttgtgtgaaccgtgaaatacatgtcctcctcgttcacaccctccctttgttttgtcgggaacagggaagcagaaatgtctccagaggactccacgtccgtgtttgaatggagtgtgaaatgtgtgaaattggtgacgcagcgcagagcttcatttgcatatcattaacggaggggtccattccccGACAgcggtctgactttgagccgacAAGAATACaagaattggttgtataaaaatcgttgttgcggagatatgcatatgctacgtactagttatggactaaaaccgtatgtaaataactgtaaagtcggagtttgattcaacgtgtcggtagcacgcccacagttccgtcgcgctggcaacaatggcggttcatttgtatgcggggctccatttgggagagaagagttctgtcccgcaacacgcaaacacactgtatgaataataaaataacgcttgcctcatgccctcttggtgaattatgagatgcaatgttaccaccaactgtataatctagtcctaacttcgatactcagttccgtttgcttgttttcccatgctatttgcagcagttcatttgcagatcgttagtacacaaggaagagcggcggatctctttgcatgcggcgcctccattttcaaggaagaatctagccacacaaacgcgaaaaaaacgttgtatttaatattatcacatagtttcaagaaataaaacacgttatattatacatttaccactcacttctgtatttaaaatgcttcctgttccggtctactccttatatgtcgctatctactggtatttcatttatgtaacatatgttgttttagttcgttccatttcgttccatttcgttccatttcgttccatttcgttccatttcgttccatttcgcactttcgggggacccaatCAGTAGAACCATTTTCTTATCTTGTGCCTGTTGCATTTTGCGCCAGCTCCCCGAGGAACGGGTCCCTAAATCACCGGGGTGGGTTTAGTCGGTCCGGCGGGGCTTAAAGCTTGCATCGCCGAGGAAACTCAACAAGCAGCCCGGGAGAGAATTAGGACAAGGTTGAGGGGCAGAATATCCTTCATGTTTCTTTAAATGTAACAAGAAACAATCTTCCGTCTGGTCCAGCAAATTGTGTTTTTTGACCTCCTGTTTGGGACACGAACCACGCAATCGTCCGGACATGAATATCAAAAATGTCGCCCACATAAAATATTTTTTAGGCTTCGGCAGCCAAGCaatgttttctcattttgtccACAATACAAAACGGCATacctatatttttttttatttgtaatttAATTTACGGTTATTACAAAATCAAATCCTTCGCTGCATATAGATATCTAAGCGGAGGTACTATTATACATTTCCgacacaaaacttaaaaaagACGAGTTTACCAGTGCTCCTACCATGCCAACTACATTTTGCACAGTGTATACAATGGCTCCTTCCACGCACAGACACAGTACGTTTACACTGTAATGTTTTAGTAGACGATTTATAACGTTTCTGCCTCACATGCCTACGCAGGGCAAGACTAATAAAAGGTTGAACACTCCAAGGACGGTCCCGACAAACCACGCATTTCCTCAACACCCCAGCTAAATATTCATTTTACTCTGCGAAACGtgactgttttttgttttccgACTCTATGCACAGAGGCAGGTAGGTAAGTTGGAAAGTCTTCACTTAAACCTGTACTATATGATACTAGTTATCTACATAAGGATCACTGGCCACTTTTGCTGGTCCATTATTTGTTGGTGTTACCGACCATTTTGGCCAGGTTCACTAAAGCGTCAAGATAGACAGGtttgaatgttgttgttgttgttgtttttaatttcaCGCCCcgatactactctccaagcagaggttggtggagaggattgtgacctttttatcatatgccccgttaaCGCGTTTTCTGTCAGCGCTCTCCGCCTCTACCGCGATACACGCTTTATCAATTTGCTGCTTTTCTAGATTTTATCTATTGCGTTGTTTGTgacttgtcatcatcatcatcagttccttttcatcctgccggacgatcagttcagcgtcggtgggCTCGTCCGTGACTTGTAGTGTGTGCAATATATGTTTTGCTACGtgttttgtagaaaaacatatttcatgtgtgggtcacaacaccagcaaaagctgcctgtttgtttgtttgtttatttttatttatccaggggtTACATATTGCCTGtaatggcgtttttcaatgtgtcctggggggggggggggggggcaatccCCACTGTGTCCCATATGTATGGTACCATCGCAAttctaatcaaatcaaatgatcGTGTCTTGGGTCCAGAAAGGGCGCCATTTTCAAACACGAAGCAGAAGAAGAATGTCGTTGCTTTCCATTATCATCGCCCTGGCGTTGGTCCCGACGAGAGGTGTCGCCTTGCCGACAGGCTGCGTAACTTCAAACAGCCCGGAGGGGACCTTGTCTCCGCAGGTGAAATATATATAGTAACTTAAATTTATTGCACAAAAAttttacaaggtacaaagtatggcaactaCTTAAGATTAAGTATAGTATGTGATCATGTGCATTTAATACAAAATATTAATGTGTCCCAATAGGGAAcagtcttgaaaaaaaacctCCTTATTTCTAATGTTTATAAGTGAGAAGCCATCTCATAAGCTAGTACAGACCCGTAATATCCTCATATGTGCAgtcatttttttaatcatataaTTAATTATTTTACTATCCTTATTGTGTCGTTatcactttctctctctctctctctctctctctctctctctctctctctctctagtaGAGGAGGGCCTAGTCTAAGCAATATAGGCTTTCTACttctattgttttgttttattgtttatgttatgttatattcttgttgtacaaataaatgaataaacaaaaaataaagaaacaaacagccgtgaatagtttcatcaggttggtaggtcactgaagaaaaagacaaccaagtgatttattcaactgacgtttcggtgaccatctgtcaccttcctcaaggcgaTTCTGACtggctgcagtgcaatgtgatcCAGTCAGAATTGTTCTGCAGAAGATGACActcagatggtcaccgaaacgtcggttgaacaAATCACTTGGCCACTTAATGAATCCatgttgggcaaccctggcatgtgcATGttgacccaataaataaaatcacttggttgtgtaaagagagtctttcttttcaacaaacaaacaaacaaacaaacaggtccAGATCCGTTGCTGGTTACAGAAGTTGACTACCATACCCGAGGACATACCGACCAGTGTGACACGCCTGTCTCTGTCCTACAACCTCCTACGCCGCTTGCGCGTTCCGCCCCTGGAGAGACTCTGGGAACTCAACGTCAAGTGGAACCAGCTCGAAACCGTTGACTGGGAGTCGCTTCGAAACGTGCCCGCCCTAAAATACCTCAATCTAAACCACAacagactcacacaggtgaattTGGGCGCTGTCAGCAAAGACCTGCCGAATCTGGCGATAGTGCATCTTGAGGGCAACAGGCTCTCTTCCTTCAATTTGCATGACTTGGGGTTTCCCTTTGTCGGTGCCGTGAGCGTCGTCAAGATTGATAATAACCCCTTTAACTGTGACTGTGCGATGGCATGGCTCGTCAACAGATTCAGGTGCCTGCAAGAGTCTCTGAAGATAGGGGACGATCCAACGTCCTGCATACGGTGCGGAACGTGCGTGTTCGGTTTGGTCAAACTC contains these protein-coding regions:
- the LOC136425177 gene encoding immunoglobulin superfamily containing leucine-rich repeat protein 2-like; this encodes MEKLTTIPEDIPTSVTRLSLSYNLLRRLRVPPLERLWELNVKWNQLETVDWESLRNVPALKYLNLNHNRLTQVNLGAVSKDLPNLAIVHLEGNRLSSFNLHDLGFPFVGAVSVVKIDNNPFNCDCAMAWLVNRFRCLQESLKIGDDPTSCIRCGTCVFGLVKLDAMVCSSPERLRGVALSNVSDHLSRCVDEATTSKTPGLQTRRYRIEGTAAGHLKSHPKTNGGTHEAQIR